In Equus caballus isolate H_3958 breed thoroughbred chromosome 28, TB-T2T, whole genome shotgun sequence, the following proteins share a genomic window:
- the IL17REL gene encoding interleukin-17 receptor E-like protein isoform X2, with protein MLTGQAMAFLSLTWIIYRGLAIPRIAECGLSCSQGFTCRSHMNWNIFSNFCRQPPASMSRSVLETLTLSTAMKCAPRNGCSLLLRVHASLTLHESLRGLEACSMTLDTQEIQCQIVRVSRASRQMQVGQQLQVHFDCFEVSVAQSLYVTLRTVPHFCGVQLDQQYHVEDCRDEDMRRNVPDCFARKLSYWVDRSRKVVLVQVPEAPGGPDYYVRLCFKWFICEDAGALVQVTANSVSQTISLPYSQELPCLCLEGWSATPDAVRTQTCPFEDDTEALWDAIHYDPGSQALSWEPACPVSGHVSLCWRPGPGVHCHELEHSGRPAHGRVQYPLVDTQPQLCLKFSTSLGSWVKCPFEQQRFPAPPASRCTCVMEGRCGRLPAAQHSRPSPSLQPLVTSQLTLQLPSWTFLGTRPVHLTPASRAGGPMCTSLPPSSCATSSALPAGEQQTEAGCCVKNKQATELDCWGAAGGQLASGHSKL; from the exons ATGCTGACTGGGCAAGCAATGGCCTTCCTTTCCCTGACCTGGATTATTTACCGGGGCCTGGCCATTCCTCGGATTGCAGAATGTGGCCTCTCGTGTTCTCAG GGCTTCACCTGCAGGAGCCACATGAACT ggaACATTTTCAGCAACTTCTGCCGGCAACCCCCCGCGTCCATGTCCAGGTCGGTCCTGGAGACCCTGACGCTCTCCACTGCCATGAAGTGTGCCCCCCGTAACGGCTGCTCCCTGCTCCTGCGCGTGCATGCCTCCCTCACGCTGCATG AGAGCCTGCGGGGCCTAGAGGCCTGTTCCATGACCCTCGACACCCAGGAGATCCAGTGTCAGATCGTGCGGGTCTCCAGGGCCTCCCGCCAGATGCAGGTGGGGCAGCAG CTCCAGGTGCACTTTGACTGCTTCGAGGTGAGCGTGGCCCAGAGCCTCTACGTCACCCTGAGGACTGTCCCCCACTTCTGCGGGGTCCAGCTAGACCAACAGTACCACGTGGAAG ACTGCAGAGATGAGGACATGAGGAGGAACGTGCCAGACTGCTTTG CCAGGAAGCTCTCCTACTGGGTGGACCGCAGCCgtaaggtggttctggtgcaggTGCCGGAAGCCCCTGGGGGTCCCGACTACTATGTGCGACTCTGCTTCAAGTGGTTCATCTGCGAGGATGCGGGCGCCCTGGTGCAG GTGACAGCGAACAGCGTCTCCCAGACCATCTCTCTGCCCTACAGCCAAGagctgccatgtctgtgccttgAG gGCTGGTCTGCCACCCCTGACGCAGTGCGGACCCAGACCTGCCCCTTTGAAGATG ACACGGAGGCACTGTGGGATGCCATCCACTACGACCCAGGgagccaggcactgagctgggaGCCCGCCTGTCCTGTGAGTGGCCATGTGAGTCTGTGCTGGCGCCCAGGGCCAGGGGTCCACTGCCACGAGCTGGAGCACTCGGGCCGGCCTGCACATGGTAGG GTGCAGTACCCACTAGTGGACAcacagccccagctctgcctgaaG TTCTCCACCAGCCTGGGCTCCTGGGTGAAGTGCCCTTTTGAACAGCAGCGCTTCCCAG CCCCGCCCGCTTCCAGGTGCACCTGTGTCATGGAAGGAAGATGTGGCCGCCTGCCTGCCGCCCAGCACTCCCGGccatccccctccctccagcctct GGTAACCTCACAGCTGACCCTGCAGTTGCCTTCGTGGACATTCCTGGGGACGAGGCCTGTGCACCTGACACCTGCATCCAG GGCCGGAGGACCGATGTGCACTTCTCTGCCCCCCAGCAGCTGTGCGACCTCCAGTGCA CTGCCAGCCGGCGAACAGCAGACTGAGGCTGGGTGTTGTGTCAAGAACAAGCAAGCAACAGAGCTGGACTGCTGGGGTGCGGCAGGGGGCCAGCTCGCATCTGGGCACTCCAAGCTCTAA
- the IL17REL gene encoding interleukin-17 receptor E-like protein isoform X1, translating into MLTGQAMAFLSLTWIIYRGLAIPRIAECGLSCSQGFTCRSHMNWNIFSNFCRQPPASMSRSVLETLTLSTAMKCAPRNGCSLLLRVHASLTLHESLRGLEACSMTLDTQEIQCQIVRVSRASRQMQVGQQLQVHFDCFEVSVAQSLYVTLRTVPHFCGVQLDQQYHVEDCRDEDMRRNVPDCFARKLSYWVDRSRKVVLVQVPEAPGGPDYYVRLCFKWFICEDAGALVQVTANSVSQTISLPYSQELPCLCLEGWSATPDAVRTQTCPFEDDTEALWDAIHYDPGSQALSWEPACPVSGHVSLCWRPGPGVHCHELEHSGRPAHGRVQYPLVDTQPQLCLKFSTSLGSWVKCPFEQQRFPAWKMAVQPASSPSHLRITFFSPSPARFQVHLCHGRKMWPPACRPALPAIPLPPASGNLTADPAVAFVDIPGDEACAPDTCIQGRRTDVHFSAPQQLCDLQCTASRRTAD; encoded by the exons ATGCTGACTGGGCAAGCAATGGCCTTCCTTTCCCTGACCTGGATTATTTACCGGGGCCTGGCCATTCCTCGGATTGCAGAATGTGGCCTCTCGTGTTCTCAG GGCTTCACCTGCAGGAGCCACATGAACT ggaACATTTTCAGCAACTTCTGCCGGCAACCCCCCGCGTCCATGTCCAGGTCGGTCCTGGAGACCCTGACGCTCTCCACTGCCATGAAGTGTGCCCCCCGTAACGGCTGCTCCCTGCTCCTGCGCGTGCATGCCTCCCTCACGCTGCATG AGAGCCTGCGGGGCCTAGAGGCCTGTTCCATGACCCTCGACACCCAGGAGATCCAGTGTCAGATCGTGCGGGTCTCCAGGGCCTCCCGCCAGATGCAGGTGGGGCAGCAG CTCCAGGTGCACTTTGACTGCTTCGAGGTGAGCGTGGCCCAGAGCCTCTACGTCACCCTGAGGACTGTCCCCCACTTCTGCGGGGTCCAGCTAGACCAACAGTACCACGTGGAAG ACTGCAGAGATGAGGACATGAGGAGGAACGTGCCAGACTGCTTTG CCAGGAAGCTCTCCTACTGGGTGGACCGCAGCCgtaaggtggttctggtgcaggTGCCGGAAGCCCCTGGGGGTCCCGACTACTATGTGCGACTCTGCTTCAAGTGGTTCATCTGCGAGGATGCGGGCGCCCTGGTGCAG GTGACAGCGAACAGCGTCTCCCAGACCATCTCTCTGCCCTACAGCCAAGagctgccatgtctgtgccttgAG gGCTGGTCTGCCACCCCTGACGCAGTGCGGACCCAGACCTGCCCCTTTGAAGATG ACACGGAGGCACTGTGGGATGCCATCCACTACGACCCAGGgagccaggcactgagctgggaGCCCGCCTGTCCTGTGAGTGGCCATGTGAGTCTGTGCTGGCGCCCAGGGCCAGGGGTCCACTGCCACGAGCTGGAGCACTCGGGCCGGCCTGCACATGGTAGG GTGCAGTACCCACTAGTGGACAcacagccccagctctgcctgaaG TTCTCCACCAGCCTGGGCTCCTGGGTGAAGTGCCCTTTTGAACAGCAGCGCTTCCCAG CCTGGAAGATGGCCGTCCAGCCAGCGTCCTCTCCGAGCCACCTCCGGATCACCTTCTTCTCACCCAGCCCCGCCCGCTTCCAGGTGCACCTGTGTCATGGAAGGAAGATGTGGCCGCCTGCCTGCCGCCCAGCACTCCCGGccatccccctccctccagcctct GGTAACCTCACAGCTGACCCTGCAGTTGCCTTCGTGGACATTCCTGGGGACGAGGCCTGTGCACCTGACACCTGCATCCAG GGCCGGAGGACCGATGTGCACTTCTCTGCCCCCCAGCAGCTGTGCGACCTCCAGTGCA CTGCCAGCCGGCGAACAGCAGACTGA